In Candidatus Neomarinimicrobiota bacterium, a genomic segment contains:
- a CDS encoding ATP-binding cassette domain-containing protein gives ETLLFNTTVRDNILYGDSNASDKQLIAAAEAAHAWEFIQELPEGMDTIIGELGAQLSGGQRQRLAIARALLKNPPILILDEATSALDSESEKQVQKAIDALVKDRTVIVIAHRLSTIQNADRILVLDAGRLIESGTHEELLVQGGRYHQLYQTQFSS, from the coding sequence AGGAGACCCTGCTGTTCAACACCACGGTCCGGGATAATATTCTTTACGGTGACTCAAATGCCTCTGATAAGCAGCTGATCGCAGCAGCAGAAGCGGCCCATGCATGGGAGTTTATTCAGGAGCTGCCCGAAGGTATGGATACTATTATCGGCGAACTGGGAGCTCAGCTCTCCGGCGGGCAGCGCCAGCGCCTAGCCATCGCCCGCGCCCTGCTTAAGAATCCGCCCATCCTTATCCTGGATGAAGCCACCTCGGCCCTGGATTCCGAATCAGAAAAGCAGGTCCAGAAAGCTATTGATGCCCTGGTAAAGGATCGAACGGTCATCGTGATCGCCCACCGCCTCTCTACCATCCAGAACGCCGACCGGATACTTGTGCTTGACGCAGGCCGGCTAATCGAATCAGGTACTCACGAGGAACTGCTCGTGCAAGGAGGCCGTTATCATCAATTATACCAGACCCAATTCAGCAGCTAG
- a CDS encoding CDP-glycerol glycerophosphotransferase family protein, whose amino-acid sequence MKVLFYVHHLYYLPQLLPVAEVLARRHAVSFGYSPKVTRQEEAILTKAIADRDWTLYSPRVAQARAREADVLILGISDGVEDLAGPSTLVVLLFHSIGLKRIYYTDTHPRIDIRFIESAYHRQRCLEVAPEVETHAVGYAKLDPLFGEQPPLDHSLPTGTGPRILYAPTFYPGSLELLGHLIPTWPWEWQIVIKPHQFTFTNPFYRYQRALLEDLARRCPNVTLLPLEFYNILPAFRWADVLVSEISSTIIEFTVMDKPIVVCDQLHLRLHHRWRGSRYLQHRIDTELLGRLDFAHHVPTAGQVADQVSYALQHPDELSDRRHAGRDLLVGPCDGRASRRIREIIEKAAA is encoded by the coding sequence ATGAAGGTTTTGTTCTACGTCCATCACCTGTATTACCTGCCCCAGCTCCTGCCGGTGGCGGAAGTGCTGGCTCGGCGTCATGCGGTGAGCTTCGGCTATTCACCCAAGGTAACCCGTCAGGAGGAGGCAATTCTCACCAAGGCAATCGCCGACAGGGATTGGACCCTCTACTCCCCTCGCGTTGCCCAAGCTAGAGCCAGGGAGGCCGATGTCCTCATCCTCGGGATTTCAGACGGGGTGGAAGACCTGGCCGGCCCGTCAACGCTGGTGGTGCTCCTGTTCCACAGCATCGGCCTGAAGCGGATCTACTATACCGACACCCACCCGCGCATTGATATCAGATTTATCGAGAGTGCTTATCACCGGCAGAGGTGCCTGGAGGTCGCGCCCGAGGTGGAGACCCACGCCGTAGGCTATGCCAAATTGGACCCGTTATTCGGAGAACAGCCGCCGCTTGATCATAGCCTGCCCACCGGAACCGGCCCCAGGATTCTCTACGCACCTACCTTCTACCCCGGTTCCCTGGAGCTGCTGGGCCACCTCATCCCAACCTGGCCCTGGGAGTGGCAGATCGTTATCAAGCCGCATCAGTTCACCTTTACCAATCCTTTCTACCGTTATCAGCGGGCCTTGCTGGAGGATCTGGCCCGGCGGTGCCCCAATGTGACGCTCCTGCCCCTGGAATTCTATAACATCCTACCCGCCTTCCGCTGGGCCGACGTGCTGGTCTCCGAAATCTCGTCCACCATCATCGAGTTCACTGTTATGGACAAGCCGATAGTGGTATGTGACCAGCTCCACCTCAGGCTCCACCACCGATGGCGGGGTAGCCGGTACTTACAGCACCGTATAGATACCGAGCTCCTGGGCCGGCTGGATTTCGCCCACCACGTCCCGACCGCCGGCCAGGTAGCCGATCAGGTGAGCTATGCCCTGCAGCATCCCGATGAGCTGTCGGACAGGCGGCATGCTGGCCGGGATCTGCTGGTGGGGCCGTGTGACGGCCGGGCGTCCCGGCGCATCAGGGAGATCATCGAAAAGGCGGCCGCATGA
- a CDS encoding LicD family protein — protein MAGNSRLTGKNLTVALKMLKEITTILEKKNIWYCLDGGTLLGIVRENRLLPWDNDLDTFVTKDEYKKVASLTWKFRLRGYWVAVRRHKQDMPPFRKGDPRAVKIRNRRYRLFAGPVCLDIFIKYREGDNYCWREGGREKNVKKSVPAHFFSKVVQREFDGKKYWIPAAYDEYLTYRYKNWRKPVKKWNNLEDDHAIIKDAVFAP, from the coding sequence ATGGCTGGCAATTCCAGACTGACCGGTAAAAACCTTACCGTTGCGCTTAAGATGCTCAAGGAAATCACGACTATCCTGGAGAAGAAGAATATCTGGTATTGTCTGGATGGCGGAACCTTGCTGGGCATTGTGAGAGAGAACCGACTGCTTCCCTGGGACAATGATCTGGATACGTTCGTGACTAAGGATGAGTATAAAAAAGTCGCGTCGCTCACCTGGAAATTCCGATTGCGCGGCTACTGGGTTGCTGTCAGGAGACATAAGCAGGATATGCCACCATTTAGAAAGGGTGATCCGAGGGCTGTAAAAATCAGGAACAGAAGGTATCGATTATTCGCCGGGCCTGTCTGTCTGGACATCTTCATTAAATACCGCGAAGGGGATAACTACTGCTGGAGGGAAGGCGGTAGAGAAAAGAACGTCAAGAAATCCGTCCCGGCTCATTTCTTCAGCAAGGTAGTCCAGAGGGAGTTCGACGGCAAAAAATATTGGATTCCGGCAGCCTACGATGAGTACCTGACTTATCGCTATAAAAATTGGCGAAAACCTGTCAAGAAATGGAACAATCTGGAAGATGATCATGCGATCATCAAAGATGCGGTCTTTGCACCATAG